A genomic segment from Janthinobacterium sp. 64 encodes:
- a CDS encoding TonB-dependent receptor plug domain-containing protein, with protein sequence MSSILTLRQSVLAIGLAFGASVASPLVLAAEADADEPAPQVLPEVRLQAERVSVGEQRLDRRQIEAMKGIDGNVTSLLRINPSVQFDNKQQASATQGELAPADISINGAKFYDNLYQMDGMSLNNDIGPVSSNPASNTTPPSASQGFAVDTSLLCDVTVLDSNIGAEYGRFKGGVVKANTCAPTRKLSGQVSVESTRSSWMQYKLNDSQKESATTSTTAALQPEFEKWTYRAALQGKVTENFSLIGSFIRKTSDIPLNGYGNRLQSESDANRKVQKRSSDNAFVRGFWTIGHGVLADFSLMHAPASGDYFIANAKNSTYHLKSGGTGVNLGLTHPVGLLGNAKAEHRLSWNKMDSSRDADASVWKAWRYSSGKNWGVKTGTGATGWASNEGGWGDVDQEQENIAYQGKLKWEPLDLLGMSHTFEAGVELDYQHSSYVRHTQYEQYQASLNTNTCNMPGGAVDTQYCSLSKPWNAASNVRGQYLAQRIIYYAGAYELNNKMRGAFLQDDVRLGDVRLRLGVRYDSDELSPKSSIAPRLSAFWDVAGKGTTLIEAGANRYYGRNFFDFYARSKRLALQTAPQNRTLTGGLLKDWAAPEMATNWAWYKTGEMKVPYTDEKMLGISQQWAGVKWSAKRVLREGRDEMVQHLLSPANFYWDNVGRTDSKVWTFAAETARPLRWGDTATHVQFGYDRTRIHSSHADYADSLSDLAGDLKDYIYYQGKFMRWVDRPANNYNRPWTARLLLSTDIPAYRLKVDNFLRVRGPETGMAATGESKLFDGEVATVFKDITVGKSITWDMRVQYALPKTGPGEGFVNLGIENVSNRSNPLFQSTTEVVYEKGRQFTLELGYRF encoded by the coding sequence ATGTCTTCCATTCTTACCCTGCGCCAATCCGTCCTGGCCATCGGCCTGGCCTTTGGCGCCAGCGTCGCCTCGCCCCTTGTTCTTGCCGCCGAAGCGGACGCCGATGAACCGGCACCGCAGGTGCTGCCCGAAGTGCGCTTGCAAGCCGAACGTGTTTCCGTGGGCGAACAACGCCTGGACAGGCGCCAGATCGAAGCGATGAAGGGCATCGACGGCAATGTCACGAGCTTGTTGCGCATCAATCCCAGCGTGCAATTCGATAACAAGCAGCAAGCGTCCGCCACCCAGGGCGAGCTGGCGCCGGCCGACATCAGCATCAATGGCGCCAAGTTCTACGACAATCTGTACCAGATGGATGGCATGTCGCTCAACAACGATATCGGCCCCGTCAGTAGTAATCCCGCCAGCAATACCACGCCACCGTCGGCCAGCCAGGGTTTTGCCGTCGATACCAGCCTACTGTGCGACGTGACGGTGCTCGACTCGAACATCGGCGCCGAGTATGGCCGCTTCAAGGGCGGCGTGGTGAAGGCCAACACTTGCGCGCCCACGCGCAAGCTGTCCGGCCAGGTTTCCGTGGAAAGCACGCGCTCGTCGTGGATGCAATACAAGCTCAACGATAGCCAGAAGGAAAGCGCCACCACGTCGACGACGGCGGCCTTGCAGCCCGAATTCGAGAAATGGACGTACCGTGCCGCGCTGCAGGGCAAGGTGACGGAGAATTTCAGCCTGATCGGCAGTTTTATCCGCAAGACGTCGGACATTCCCCTGAATGGCTACGGCAACCGTTTGCAAAGTGAAAGCGATGCCAACCGCAAGGTACAAAAGCGCAGCAGCGACAACGCCTTCGTGCGCGGTTTCTGGACCATCGGCCACGGCGTGCTGGCCGATTTCTCGCTCATGCATGCACCGGCCAGTGGCGACTATTTCATTGCCAATGCAAAAAACAGCACGTATCACCTGAAAAGCGGCGGCACGGGTGTCAACCTGGGCCTGACGCATCCCGTGGGATTGCTGGGCAATGCCAAGGCGGAGCACCGATTGAGCTGGAACAAGATGGACAGCTCGCGCGATGCCGATGCCAGCGTCTGGAAAGCCTGGCGCTACTCGAGTGGCAAGAACTGGGGCGTCAAAACGGGCACGGGTGCGACGGGCTGGGCCAGTAACGAGGGCGGCTGGGGCGACGTCGACCAGGAACAGGAAAATATCGCGTACCAGGGCAAGCTGAAGTGGGAGCCGCTTGATTTGCTGGGCATGTCGCATACTTTCGAGGCCGGTGTGGAACTGGACTATCAACACAGCAGCTATGTGCGCCACACGCAGTATGAGCAATACCAGGCATCGCTCAATACCAACACTTGCAATATGCCGGGTGGCGCGGTGGACACGCAATACTGCTCGCTGTCCAAGCCCTGGAATGCGGCGTCGAACGTGCGCGGCCAGTACCTGGCGCAGCGCATTATCTACTACGCGGGCGCCTATGAGCTGAACAACAAGATGCGCGGCGCCTTCCTGCAGGACGACGTCAGGCTGGGCGATGTGCGCCTGCGCCTGGGCGTGCGCTACGACAGCGACGAGCTGTCGCCGAAGTCCAGTATCGCGCCGCGCCTGTCGGCCTTCTGGGATGTGGCAGGCAAGGGCACGACACTGATCGAGGCAGGCGCCAACCGCTACTATGGCCGCAATTTCTTCGATTTCTATGCGCGTTCGAAACGCCTGGCACTGCAGACCGCTCCGCAAAATCGTACCTTGACGGGTGGCTTGCTGAAGGATTGGGCGGCGCCCGAGATGGCCACCAACTGGGCCTGGTACAAGACGGGCGAGATGAAGGTGCCGTACACGGATGAAAAAATGCTGGGCATCAGCCAGCAGTGGGCGGGCGTGAAGTGGAGCGCCAAGCGCGTGCTGCGCGAAGGCCGCGACGAGATGGTGCAGCATTTGTTGTCGCCGGCTAATTTCTATTGGGATAACGTGGGCCGCACGGACAGCAAGGTCTGGACGTTTGCCGCCGAAACGGCGCGTCCCCTGCGCTGGGGCGATACGGCCACGCACGTGCAGTTCGGCTACGACCGCACGCGCATCCACTCGTCGCACGCCGATTACGCGGATAGCCTGAGCGATCTTGCGGGCGACTTGAAAGACTATATCTATTACCAGGGCAAGTTCATGCGCTGGGTCGATCGTCCGGCGAATAATTACAACCGTCCCTGGACGGCGCGCCTGCTGCTGTCGACGGATATCCCCGCGTACCGCCTGAAAGTGGACAACTTCTTGCGCGTGCGGGGGCCGGAAACGGGCATGGCGGCGACGGGTGAGTCCAAGCTGTTCGACGGCGAGGTGGCCACCGTCTTCAAGGATATTACGGTGGGCAAGTCGATCACCTGGGACATGCGCGTGCAGTATGCGCTGCCGAAGACGGGCCCGGGCGAGGGCTTTGTGAACCTGGGGATCGAGAACGTGAGCAACCGCAGCAATCCCCTGTTCCAGTCGACGACCGAGGTCGTGTATGAAAAAGGCCGCCAGTTTACGCTGGAACTCGGCTACCGTTTCTAA
- a CDS encoding cytochrome-c peroxidase: MNMASHLKKTTVAVAALLAGGALLLSLDGQAREGAPSAVEPCVGASGWDLACLRQTYARPMAGWPRPHLPDGVTAAEMAPVSAMPVPVPSLAPAVVALGQRLFNDPRLSRSNAVACLSCHSPAHSFADSKPVSVGHEGRLGQRNTPGLLGVAQIKTLFWDGRASTLEEQALGPLQHADEMAMDVPALAAKLAALDDYTAQFDAAFGQGAGVTLPRILTALADYQRTVLPPVTRFDTFLEGERTALNDRELLGLHLFRTKARCMTCHSGALLTDQQFHNLGLTYYGRKKYEDLGRYLVTGKDGDVGKFRTPGLRGVAQSGPWMHNGLFPQMVGLLNMYNAGMSRPVPRNAQQAADPKFPVTSPLLRPLQLTSDEIIALKSFLEVL; the protein is encoded by the coding sequence ATGAATATGGCATCCCACCTGAAAAAAACCACCGTCGCCGTGGCCGCCTTGCTGGCGGGCGGCGCCTTGTTGCTCAGCCTCGATGGCCAGGCGCGCGAAGGCGCTCCATCCGCCGTTGAACCTTGCGTTGGCGCAAGCGGCTGGGACCTGGCCTGTCTGCGCCAGACGTATGCGCGGCCGATGGCCGGCTGGCCCCGGCCGCACCTGCCCGATGGCGTGACGGCTGCGGAAATGGCGCCCGTCTCCGCCATGCCCGTGCCCGTGCCGTCCTTGGCGCCGGCCGTCGTGGCGCTGGGGCAGCGCCTGTTCAACGACCCGCGATTGTCGCGTTCTAACGCTGTGGCTTGCCTCAGTTGCCACAGCCCCGCGCACAGCTTTGCCGACAGCAAGCCCGTTTCCGTCGGACACGAAGGGCGGCTGGGGCAGCGCAATACGCCGGGCTTGCTGGGCGTGGCGCAGATCAAGACGCTGTTCTGGGATGGCCGCGCCAGCACCCTGGAAGAGCAGGCGCTGGGGCCCTTGCAGCATGCCGACGAGATGGCCATGGACGTGCCGGCCCTGGCGGCCAAGCTGGCCGCGCTCGATGATTACACGGCGCAGTTCGATGCGGCTTTTGGCCAGGGCGCCGGCGTGACCCTGCCGCGCATCCTGACGGCGCTGGCCGATTATCAGCGCACGGTGCTGCCGCCCGTCACGCGTTTCGATACCTTCCTGGAGGGCGAGCGCACGGCCCTGAACGACCGTGAGCTGCTGGGCCTGCATCTGTTCCGCACCAAGGCGCGCTGCATGACGTGCCACAGCGGTGCCTTGCTGACGGACCAGCAATTCCATAACCTGGGGCTGACGTATTACGGCCGCAAGAAATATGAAGACCTGGGGCGCTATCTGGTGACGGGCAAGGATGGGGACGTGGGCAAGTTCCGCACGCCGGGCTTGCGCGGCGTGGCGCAATCGGGGCCGTGGATGCACAACGGCCTGTTTCCGCAGATGGTGGGCTTGCTGAACATGTATAACGCGGGCATGTCGCGCCCCGTGCCGCGCAACGCACAGCAGGCGGCCGATCCGAAGTTTCCCGTCACCTCGCCCCTGCTGCGACCGCTGCAGCTGACGTCGGACGAAATCATCGCCTTGAAGTCCTTCCTGGAAGTGCTGTAG
- a CDS encoding cob(I)yrinic acid a,c-diamide adenosyltransferase gives MGNRLSKIATRTGDNGSTGLGDGSRTSKDSARIHAMGDVDELNSNIGLLLCEAMPDALRDELVAIQHDLFDLGGEICIPGYQLIKEEHVLRLDDLLAKYNADLPALSEFILPAGSRAASLAHVCRTVCRRAERSIVALANAEPLHEHPRQYVNRLSDLLFVLSRVLNRFAGGSDVLWRHDRTRG, from the coding sequence ATGGGTAACCGACTCTCGAAAATCGCCACGCGCACGGGCGACAATGGCAGCACCGGCCTGGGCGACGGCAGCCGCACCAGCAAGGACAGCGCCCGCATCCACGCCATGGGCGACGTGGACGAACTCAATTCCAATATCGGCTTGCTGCTGTGCGAAGCCATGCCCGACGCCTTGCGCGACGAACTGGTGGCCATCCAGCACGATCTGTTCGACCTGGGCGGGGAAATCTGCATCCCCGGCTACCAGCTGATCAAGGAAGAGCATGTGCTGCGCCTCGATGACTTACTGGCGAAATACAATGCGGACTTGCCCGCCTTGAGTGAATTCATCCTGCCGGCCGGTTCGCGCGCCGCCTCGCTGGCGCATGTATGCCGCACCGTGTGCCGCCGCGCCGAGCGCAGCATCGTCGCCCTGGCCAATGCGGAACCCCTCCATGAGCATCCGCGCCAGTACGTGAACCGCCTGTCGGACCTGTTGTTCGTGCTGTCGCGCGTGCTGAACCGCTTTGCCGGCGGCAGCGACGTGCTGTGGCGGCATGACCGCACCAGAGGATAA
- a CDS encoding FAD-linked oxidase C-terminal domain-containing protein, which produces MLNAAPEPGLTAARQQAVVAALLAVLPARCVLSDAEDTRPYECDGLAAYRQLPMVVTLPDTEEQVIAILGVCRELKVPIVPRGAGTGLSGGALPIADGVVLSTARLNRIVRLDAYARIAVVQPGVRNLAISEAAAPHALYYAPDPSSQIACSIGGNVAENSGGVHCLKYGLTVHNVLRVRIVTIDGDVLELGGECLDAPGLDLLAVFIGSEGMLGIVTEVTVKLIPKPATARVIMASFDDVVTGGNAVANVIAAGIIPAGLEMMDQTSSRMVEPFVKAGYDIDAAAILLCEADGTHEEVEEEIARMTAVLEGAGASAIAVSQSEAERMKFWSGRKNAFPAAGRISPDYYCMDGTIPRKKLAQVLTGIAAMETTHGLRCANVFHAGDGNLHPLILFDANKPGEFERAEAFGADILALCVAVGGTITGEHGVGMEKINSMCVQFTRAELDAFFAVKRAFDPHTLLNPDKAIPTLNRCAEFGKMHVTAGRLPFANLPRF; this is translated from the coding sequence ATGCTCAATGCTGCCCCTGAACCTGGATTGACCGCCGCGCGCCAGCAAGCCGTCGTCGCGGCCCTGCTGGCCGTGCTGCCGGCCCGCTGCGTGCTGTCCGACGCCGAAGATACGCGCCCGTACGAATGCGACGGCCTGGCCGCCTACCGCCAGCTGCCGATGGTGGTCACCCTGCCCGATACGGAAGAACAGGTCATCGCCATCCTCGGCGTCTGCCGGGAACTGAAGGTGCCGATCGTGCCGCGCGGCGCTGGCACGGGCTTGTCGGGTGGCGCCTTGCCGATTGCCGACGGCGTGGTGCTGTCGACGGCGCGCCTGAACCGCATCGTGCGCCTCGATGCGTATGCACGCATCGCCGTGGTGCAGCCGGGCGTGCGCAACCTGGCCATTTCCGAAGCGGCGGCGCCCCACGCGCTGTACTACGCGCCCGATCCATCGTCGCAGATCGCCTGCAGCATCGGCGGCAACGTGGCGGAAAACTCGGGCGGCGTGCATTGCCTGAAATACGGCCTGACCGTGCACAATGTGCTGCGCGTGCGCATCGTCACCATCGATGGCGACGTGCTGGAGCTGGGTGGCGAATGCCTCGACGCTCCGGGCCTCGACCTGCTGGCCGTCTTCATCGGCTCCGAAGGCATGCTGGGCATCGTCACGGAAGTGACCGTGAAACTGATCCCGAAACCGGCGACGGCCAGAGTCATCATGGCCTCCTTTGACGATGTCGTCACGGGCGGCAATGCCGTGGCCAACGTGATTGCCGCCGGCATCATCCCGGCCGGCCTGGAAATGATGGACCAGACCTCGTCGCGCATGGTCGAACCGTTCGTCAAGGCCGGCTATGACATCGATGCAGCCGCCATTTTGCTGTGCGAAGCGGACGGCACGCACGAGGAAGTGGAAGAGGAAATCGCCCGCATGACGGCCGTGCTGGAAGGGGCGGGCGCCAGCGCGATTGCCGTGTCGCAGTCGGAAGCTGAGCGCATGAAGTTCTGGTCCGGCCGCAAGAATGCGTTTCCCGCCGCCGGACGCATCTCGCCCGACTACTACTGCATGGACGGCACCATCCCGAGAAAAAAACTGGCGCAAGTCCTGACGGGCATCGCCGCCATGGAAACGACGCATGGCTTGCGCTGCGCGAATGTGTTCCACGCGGGCGACGGCAATCTGCATCCGCTGATCCTGTTCGATGCCAACAAGCCTGGTGAATTCGAGCGCGCCGAAGCGTTTGGCGCGGACATTTTGGCCCTGTGCGTGGCCGTCGGCGGCACCATCACGGGCGAGCATGGCGTGGGCATGGAAAAGATCAATTCCATGTGCGTGCAGTTTACGCGCGCCGAACTCGATGCCTTCTTTGCCGTCAAGCGCGCCTTTGACCCGCATACTCTGCTGAACCCGGACAAGGCGATCCCCACCTTGAACCGCTGCGCCGAATTCGGCAAGATGCATGTGACGGCAGGGCGCCTGCCATTCGCCAACCTGCCCCGTTTTTAA
- the glcE gene encoding glycolate oxidase subunit GlcE yields the protein MQAIVEQFRQAILAASAAGKPLRLRGGGTKDWYGQQLEGEVLDTRAYAGIIDYEPTELVITARCGTPLADVEAALAARKQMLAFEPPHFGAGATVGGVVASALSGPRRASAGALRDFVLGAVLMDGHGERLAFGGQVMKNVAGYDVSRLLAGSLGTLGLILDVSLKVLPLPLREATLRVACAEIAALRMLNEWAGKPLPISASCWHDGILSVRLSGAEAAVSAALQSLKGELLADDEAAAFWLAVREQTHAFFAGAGSLWRLSLPPHASAVILKGRQLIEWGGAQRWLKLDGDADADGARHIRQAVAALGGHATLFRGGDKAVGVFHPLAPAIATIHQRLRQAFDPAGIFNPHRMT from the coding sequence TTGCAAGCGATAGTGGAACAATTCAGGCAGGCCATCCTGGCAGCCAGTGCGGCGGGCAAACCCTTGCGCCTGCGCGGCGGCGGCACGAAAGACTGGTATGGCCAGCAGCTCGAAGGCGAGGTGCTCGACACGCGCGCCTATGCGGGCATCATCGACTATGAACCGACGGAGCTGGTGATCACGGCCCGCTGCGGCACGCCGCTCGCGGACGTCGAGGCGGCGCTGGCCGCGCGCAAGCAGATGCTGGCGTTCGAGCCGCCGCATTTCGGCGCTGGCGCCACCGTGGGCGGCGTCGTCGCCAGCGCCTTGTCCGGCCCGCGCCGCGCCAGCGCGGGTGCGCTGCGTGATTTCGTGCTGGGCGCCGTGCTGATGGACGGTCACGGCGAGCGCCTGGCCTTCGGCGGGCAAGTCATGAAAAACGTGGCCGGCTACGATGTCTCGCGCCTGCTGGCGGGGTCCCTGGGTACCCTGGGCCTGATCCTGGACGTGTCGCTGAAGGTATTGCCCTTGCCGCTGCGCGAAGCGACGTTGCGCGTGGCGTGCGCGGAAATCGCCGCCTTGCGCATGCTCAATGAGTGGGCGGGCAAGCCGCTGCCGATATCGGCCAGCTGCTGGCATGACGGCATCTTGAGCGTGCGCCTGTCCGGCGCCGAGGCGGCCGTGTCGGCGGCGCTGCAATCATTGAAAGGCGAACTGCTGGCAGACGATGAGGCGGCCGCCTTCTGGCTGGCCGTGCGCGAACAGACGCACGCTTTCTTTGCGGGCGCGGGCAGCTTGTGGCGATTATCTCTGCCGCCGCACGCCAGCGCCGTGATTTTGAAAGGGCGCCAGCTGATCGAGTGGGGCGGCGCGCAGCGCTGGCTCAAGCTCGATGGCGACGCCGATGCCGATGGCGCCCGGCACATCCGCCAGGCCGTGGCAGCGCTTGGGGGCCACGCCACCCTGTTCCGCGGCGGCGACAAGGCGGTGGGCGTGTTCCACCCGCTGGCGCCCGCCATCGCCACCATCCACCAGCGCCTGCGGCAGGCTTTCGACCCTGCCGGCATCTTCAACCCGCACAGAATGACTTGA
- the glcF gene encoding glycolate oxidase subunit GlcF, whose translation MQTNLADFIKNTPAGDEAEAILRACVHCGFCTATCPTYQLLGDELDGPRGRIYLIKQVLEGAPVTAKTQTHLDRCLTCRNCESTCPSGVQYGRLVDIGRNVVGQRVQRPLRERALRFALKEALPRRWLFTPVYKVGQALRPLLSKGLQDKLRPGAAAGAWPARQHARSMLLLDGCVQPAMSPNINAATARVFDALGVQLIVAPKAGCCGALRHHLNDQDAALDDMRRNIDAWWPYVDSAEAIVMTASGCGATVKEYGHLLAHDAQYADKARRIAALTRDLSEIMPAFENELVALLQGRIGKKVAYHPPCTLQHGQQIRGKVEQVLRAVGVDVRLCADSHLCCGSAGTYSILQPALSQQLRDNKVANLEACEPDEIVSANIGCLSHLQSGTETPVRHWIELIDSALPQVR comes from the coding sequence ATGCAAACCAATCTCGCCGATTTCATCAAGAATACGCCGGCAGGCGACGAAGCCGAAGCCATTCTGCGCGCCTGCGTGCATTGCGGCTTTTGCACGGCCACCTGTCCCACCTACCAGCTGCTGGGCGACGAGCTCGATGGCCCGCGCGGACGCATCTATTTGATCAAGCAAGTGCTCGAAGGCGCGCCCGTTACGGCCAAGACGCAGACGCACCTGGACCGCTGCCTGACCTGCCGCAACTGCGAGTCGACCTGTCCCTCGGGGGTGCAGTACGGGCGCCTGGTCGACATCGGCCGCAACGTCGTGGGACAGCGCGTGCAGCGCCCCTTGCGCGAACGCGCCTTGCGCTTCGCCCTGAAGGAAGCCTTGCCGCGCCGCTGGCTGTTTACGCCCGTGTACAAGGTGGGGCAGGCGCTGCGGCCCTTGCTGTCAAAAGGCTTGCAGGATAAATTGCGCCCCGGCGCCGCTGCCGGTGCCTGGCCCGCGCGCCAGCATGCGCGCAGCATGCTGCTGCTCGATGGCTGCGTGCAGCCGGCCATGTCGCCCAACATCAACGCGGCCACGGCGCGCGTGTTTGACGCGCTGGGCGTGCAATTGATCGTCGCGCCGAAGGCCGGTTGCTGCGGCGCGCTGCGCCATCACCTGAACGACCAGGACGCGGCGCTGGACGACATGCGCCGCAATATCGACGCCTGGTGGCCGTATGTCGACAGCGCCGAAGCCATCGTCATGACGGCCTCCGGCTGCGGCGCCACGGTGAAGGAATACGGCCACCTGCTGGCGCACGACGCGCAGTATGCGGACAAGGCGCGGCGCATCGCCGCACTGACGCGCGATCTGTCCGAGATCATGCCGGCGTTTGAAAACGAGCTGGTGGCGCTGCTGCAAGGGCGCATCGGCAAAAAAGTCGCGTATCACCCGCCGTGCACCCTGCAGCACGGCCAGCAAATCCGCGGCAAGGTGGAGCAGGTCTTGCGCGCCGTCGGCGTCGACGTGCGCCTGTGCGCCGACAGCCATTTGTGCTGCGGTTCGGCGGGCACGTATTCGATTTTGCAGCCGGCCCTGTCGCAGCAGCTGCGCGACAACAAGGTGGCCAACCTGGAAGCGTGCGAACCCGATGAAATTGTGTCGGCCAATATCGGCTGCCTGAGCCACCTGCAGTCGGGCACCGAGACGCCCGTGCGGCACTGGATCGAGCTGATCGACTCCGCTTTGCCCCAGGTCAGATAG
- a CDS encoding putative bifunctional diguanylate cyclase/phosphodiesterase produces MGIYPRLFIPIFFLILAVSAVRYHALLGTETALANARYQSDARQLDLFLANSVLPLTVHTDSHAMQDSVRQVLRGALPLNRSLVSARWDTAGGHVEVQADQQRADTVADDVPAWFRRLAGITAIRSRLTVALPDGGDGILALHYTPGLPLAQVWLRVREQAVLSTINIVLVFLLLGLILAMHRRLLGRLVQATDRFREGDFAVRLAAGATPEAQAVSHSFNSMAGDVEELFSSLKTSQRQLGEQLNETVHMQQALQKLSWQNYNDVLTGLPNRAALAARFEQELFLARERQRLLAVCLFDLDHFQAINDRYGAEAGDEILKQVAGRLHGFTGQVHYAARLGGDEFVMLLCGQANIASIEQNVTQLMQELSRPYQCDQQALHMTASAGIAVYAGKDLNTESLLRHADHAVYQAKLTGRNQYHFFDTNLDEEVRTHHNQRTEVRHALINGELRLYYQPKVNMRAGTVVGMEALLRWQHPRRGVLAPAQFLPLVEQTDLIIDIGEWVLRQALWQMQRWSAVGKHWVVSVNIAARHFQQADFVSRLETILGEFPGVRASMLELEILESSALHDIEDVRRIIRACQALGITFALDDFGTGYSSMSYLKRLPANIVKIDQSFVRNMLNDRDDLHLVRAVIGLARSFSLTVIAEGVESVEHGARLIQLGCDLAQGYGIARPMPADAVLEWANNFIPAPQWKTAQYSEVSI; encoded by the coding sequence ATGGGCATTTATCCCCGCCTCTTCATTCCTATTTTCTTCCTGATACTCGCCGTTTCCGCCGTTCGCTATCACGCCCTGCTCGGTACGGAAACGGCACTGGCCAATGCGCGCTACCAGAGCGATGCGCGGCAACTCGACCTGTTCCTGGCCAATAGCGTGCTGCCGCTGACCGTCCACACGGACAGTCACGCGATGCAAGACAGCGTGCGCCAGGTGCTGCGCGGCGCCCTGCCGCTGAACCGCAGCCTCGTTTCCGCGCGCTGGGACACGGCTGGCGGGCATGTCGAGGTGCAGGCCGACCAGCAGCGTGCCGATACTGTGGCCGACGACGTGCCCGCGTGGTTCCGGCGCCTGGCCGGCATCACGGCCATCCGCAGCCGACTGACGGTGGCGCTGCCGGACGGCGGCGACGGCATCCTCGCCCTGCACTACACGCCAGGACTGCCCCTGGCGCAGGTATGGCTGCGGGTGCGCGAACAGGCCGTTCTCAGCACCATCAATATCGTGCTGGTCTTCCTCTTGCTGGGCTTGATCCTGGCCATGCACCGCCGGCTGCTGGGGCGGCTGGTGCAAGCGACCGACCGCTTCCGCGAAGGCGACTTCGCCGTGCGCCTGGCCGCTGGCGCCACACCCGAAGCGCAAGCCGTGTCGCACTCGTTCAACAGCATGGCCGGCGATGTCGAAGAACTGTTTTCCTCGCTGAAGACCAGCCAGCGCCAGCTGGGCGAGCAGCTGAACGAAACCGTGCACATGCAGCAGGCGCTGCAAAAACTGTCATGGCAAAACTATAATGATGTGCTGACGGGCTTGCCCAACCGTGCCGCGCTGGCCGCCCGCTTCGAACAGGAACTGTTCCTGGCGCGCGAACGCCAGCGCCTGCTGGCCGTCTGCCTGTTCGACCTCGACCACTTTCAGGCCATCAACGACCGCTACGGCGCCGAAGCGGGCGATGAAATCCTCAAGCAGGTGGCGGGCCGTCTGCACGGCTTTACGGGCCAGGTCCACTACGCGGCGCGCCTGGGCGGCGATGAATTCGTCATGCTGCTGTGCGGCCAGGCCAATATCGCCAGCATCGAACAGAACGTCACCCAATTGATGCAGGAACTGAGCCGCCCCTACCAGTGCGACCAGCAGGCGCTGCACATGACGGCCAGCGCCGGTATCGCCGTCTATGCGGGCAAGGACTTGAATACGGAAAGCCTGCTGCGCCACGCCGACCACGCCGTCTACCAGGCGAAACTGACGGGGCGCAACCAGTATCACTTCTTCGACACCAACCTCGATGAAGAAGTGCGCACCCACCACAACCAGCGCACGGAAGTGCGCCACGCCCTGATCAACGGCGAACTGCGGCTGTACTACCAGCCTAAGGTGAACATGCGCGCCGGCACGGTGGTGGGCATGGAAGCGCTGCTGCGCTGGCAGCATCCGCGCCGCGGCGTGCTGGCACCGGCGCAATTCCTGCCGCTGGTGGAGCAGACGGATCTGATCATCGACATCGGCGAATGGGTGCTGCGCCAGGCCCTGTGGCAGATGCAGCGCTGGAGTGCAGTCGGCAAGCACTGGGTGGTCAGCGTCAACATCGCGGCGCGCCACTTCCAGCAAGCCGATTTCGTCTCGCGCCTGGAAACCATCCTCGGCGAATTTCCCGGCGTGCGCGCCAGCATGCTGGAACTGGAAATCCTCGAATCGTCGGCCCTGCACGACATCGAGGACGTGCGCCGCATCATCCGCGCCTGCCAGGCGCTGGGCATCACGTTCGCGCTCGACGATTTCGGCACCGGCTACTCGTCGATGTCGTATTTGAAGCGCCTGCCGGCGAACATCGTCAAGATCGACCAAAGCTTCGTGCGCAACATGCTCAACGACCGCGACGACCTGCACCTGGTGCGCGCCGTCATCGGCCTGGCCCGTTCATTCAGCTTGACGGTGATTGCCGAAGGCGTGGAAAGCGTCGAACATGGCGCGCGCCTGATCCAGCTGGGCTGCGACCTGGCGCAAGGCTACGGCATCGCCCGCCCCATGCCGGCCGACGCCGTGCTGGAGTGGGCGAACAATTTCATCCCGGCGCCGCAATGGAAAACCGCGCAATATAGCGAAGTGTCTATCTGA
- a CDS encoding glutathione peroxidase — translation MTSIHAFQAEALDGTPVDLARYKGKVLLIVNTASACGFTPQYQGLEALYRAFHEQGLVVLGFPCNQFRQQEPGSNGEIKDFCEKKFGVTFPLFAKIDVNGPHTHPLFAQLKQAAPGIFGTQAIKWNFTKFLVRKDGSVFRRYATASKPASLAADIRQLLQE, via the coding sequence ATGACCAGCATCCACGCTTTCCAGGCCGAGGCGCTGGACGGCACGCCGGTCGACCTGGCACGCTACAAGGGCAAGGTGTTGCTGATCGTCAACACGGCCAGCGCCTGCGGTTTCACGCCGCAATACCAGGGGCTCGAAGCGCTGTACCGCGCATTTCACGAGCAGGGCCTGGTCGTGCTGGGATTTCCCTGCAATCAATTCCGCCAGCAGGAACCGGGCTCGAATGGGGAAATCAAAGACTTTTGCGAGAAAAAGTTCGGCGTCACCTTTCCCCTGTTTGCCAAGATCGACGTAAATGGTCCGCATACCCATCCCCTGTTTGCGCAATTAAAACAGGCGGCGCCCGGCATATTCGGCACGCAAGCGATCAAATGGAATTTCACCAAGTTTTTGGTGCGCAAGGATGGCAGCGTATTTCGCCGCTACGCGACGGCCAGCAAACCGGCCAGCCTGGCGGCCGACATTCGGCAATTGCTACAGGAATAG